A genomic stretch from Mycobacterium cookii includes:
- a CDS encoding DUF6542 domain-containing protein encodes MSAEQTRSAVTADHRSIVPSVPGLPWWAAVVIAVTGAAVGFAFDAGSGKELTSVFSGLYVVGCLAAVLAVRQAGIFTAVIQPPLILFCAVPGAYFLFHGAKFTGIKDLLINCGYPLIERFPLMLFTSAAVLLIGLVRWGLDRVVHRSSSASDDAAAEDTSSTGGAFGLVARLSALFNRESDDDEAVEKPARQRTRRTHAVERSTRSASARRTGGRPEASRTRRPRPPLGEAADPARDRARRRRPTHEIDGPEPPRRGRLPRDLEQRGRPPWEVRRETQARRGRPTSRFEPREPVEPYDATPPPRRRPGPNGSSRATATHHPISRVRYRNDESQDEPTSRPPRPRKAAGENWDYDR; translated from the coding sequence GTGTCAGCAGAGCAGACGCGGTCGGCGGTAACGGCAGATCACCGCTCGATCGTTCCGTCGGTTCCTGGTCTGCCGTGGTGGGCCGCGGTGGTCATCGCCGTGACCGGAGCCGCCGTCGGCTTCGCGTTCGACGCCGGCTCCGGCAAGGAGCTGACCAGCGTCTTCTCCGGGCTCTACGTGGTGGGCTGCCTCGCTGCCGTGCTCGCCGTGCGACAGGCCGGCATCTTCACCGCGGTGATCCAGCCGCCGCTGATCTTGTTCTGCGCGGTGCCCGGCGCCTACTTCCTCTTCCATGGGGCGAAGTTCACCGGAATCAAGGACCTCCTGATCAACTGCGGCTACCCGCTGATCGAGCGCTTCCCGCTGATGTTGTTCACCTCGGCGGCGGTGCTGCTGATCGGCCTGGTCCGGTGGGGCCTCGACCGGGTGGTCCACCGCTCGTCGTCCGCGTCCGACGACGCTGCCGCCGAGGACACCTCGAGCACCGGCGGAGCGTTCGGATTGGTGGCGCGGCTGTCGGCGCTGTTCAACCGCGAGTCCGACGACGACGAGGCGGTCGAGAAGCCCGCCCGGCAGCGCACCCGGCGAACCCACGCTGTCGAGCGTTCGACCAGGTCCGCCTCCGCCCGAAGGACCGGCGGCCGTCCGGAAGCATCGCGCACCCGTCGCCCGCGGCCCCCGCTGGGCGAGGCGGCAGACCCGGCCCGCGACCGTGCCCGGCGTCGCCGTCCCACCCACGAAATCGACGGACCCGAGCCGCCTCGCCGCGGCAGATTGCCCCGCGACCTCGAACAGCGTGGTCGGCCGCCCTGGGAAGTGCGCCGTGAAACCCAGGCCCGCCGGGGTCGGCCGACGAGTCGCTTCGAACCGCGGGAGCCCGTCGAGCCCTACGACGCCACCCCGCCGCCGCGCCGCAGGCCCGGGCCGAACGGGTCATCGCGCGCGACCGCAACCCACCACCCGATCTCGCGGGTGCGTTACCGGAATGACGAATCGCAGGACGAGCCCACATCGCGTCCACCGCGGCCACGCAAGGCCGCCGGCGAGAACTGGGACTACGACCGCTAA
- the xseA gene encoding exodeoxyribonuclease VII large subunit, translated as MTANANSAENPYPVRAVAIRIAGWIEKLGTVWVEGQLTQINIRPGAKTVFMVLRDPAADMSLTVTAPRDLVESAPVKLAEGVQVVVCGKANFFTGRGTLTLRLSEIRAVGIGELLARIERLRRLLDAEGLFDLRLKRPIPFLPNTVGLITGRASAAERDVTTVAAARWPAVRFAVRNTAVQGPTAVAQIVAVLKELDADTCVDVIVLARGGGSVEDLLPFSDETLCRAIAACRTPVVSAVGHEPDNPLCDLVADVRAATPTDAAKRIVPDTAAEQHLLDDLRRRSAQALRHWVTREERILAQLRSRPVLAEPLTALTARADEIHRARSAVRRDINRVIDAETERVGHLSARLATLGPAATLARGYAVVQAVTPEGRSAVLRSTADAPAGTALRVRVGDGAIAAVSEGPADGE; from the coding sequence GTGACCGCCAACGCCAATTCGGCCGAGAACCCGTATCCCGTTCGCGCGGTTGCGATCCGGATCGCCGGCTGGATCGAGAAGTTGGGCACGGTCTGGGTGGAAGGCCAGCTGACCCAGATCAACATCCGACCGGGCGCCAAGACCGTCTTCATGGTGTTGCGTGATCCGGCCGCCGACATGTCGCTGACGGTCACCGCTCCGCGCGACCTGGTGGAGAGCGCACCGGTCAAGCTTGCCGAAGGCGTGCAGGTGGTGGTGTGCGGCAAGGCGAACTTCTTCACCGGCCGTGGCACGCTTACGTTGCGGCTCAGCGAGATTCGCGCCGTGGGCATCGGAGAGCTGTTGGCCCGGATCGAAAGGTTGCGCCGGCTGCTGGACGCCGAAGGGCTGTTCGACCTGCGGCTCAAACGGCCGATCCCGTTCCTGCCCAACACCGTTGGGCTGATCACCGGTAGGGCCAGCGCGGCCGAGCGGGATGTGACGACCGTCGCCGCCGCGCGCTGGCCCGCGGTGCGGTTCGCCGTCCGGAACACCGCCGTCCAGGGTCCCACCGCGGTGGCCCAGATCGTCGCTGTGCTCAAGGAATTGGACGCCGATACGTGCGTCGACGTGATCGTGCTGGCCCGCGGCGGCGGCAGCGTGGAGGACCTGCTGCCGTTCTCCGACGAGACGCTGTGCCGCGCGATCGCCGCGTGCCGCACACCGGTGGTCAGCGCGGTCGGCCACGAGCCCGACAACCCGCTGTGCGACCTGGTCGCCGACGTCCGCGCCGCCACGCCCACCGATGCCGCCAAACGCATCGTCCCGGACACCGCGGCCGAGCAGCACCTGCTCGACGACTTGCGGCGGCGCAGCGCCCAGGCACTGCGGCACTGGGTGACGCGCGAGGAGCGGATACTCGCCCAGCTGCGCAGCCGTCCGGTGCTGGCCGAACCGCTGACGGCGCTGACGGCGCGGGCCGACGAGATTCACCGCGCCCGGTCCGCGGTTCGCCGCGACATCAACCGGGTGATCGATGCCGAAACCGAACGCGTCGGACACTTGTCGGCCAGGCTGGCTACGTTGGGTCCGGCGGCCACCCTTGCGCGCGGTTACGCGGTGGTGCAGGCGGTGACGCCCGAGGGTCGGTCGGCGGTGCTACGTAGCACCGCCGATGCGCCGGCCGGGACGGCGCTGCGGGTACGGGTCGGCGACGGCGCGATCGCGGCGGTGAGCGAAGGACCTGCCGATGGCGAGTGA
- a CDS encoding DUF6670 family protein has product MIASAVSALAKRLNRNGRRIGRPFDPSTQLTPPHGLRSSWVHYGVMVPDLPEPHRTFGVMSIIGTPGIAIFSNDHAIVTSASDTAYLVSATAAMRGEGLHTYSIARDCEILPDGSLVRLGDDLTIEGSYPDFRLQRFHRDVVVDLDIQATDKVTYFVDLPGGLYTHWSLLCRYNGAVGGLLVAGLCTLEYASGVGLHSIPIPGTPNLPVPFFTYHVLNIDERTQVLTSKVLGAGGIELISATWVRGLDDYGSELLDTRFDVEEYEPAPRSTPSGRDMRLPATLTWSAYLRGSEVISITGRCHGDWVYGLGAGFVGSYHYTGSFRGKAIEGIAYIEYIDLR; this is encoded by the coding sequence ATGATTGCATCGGCGGTGTCTGCACTCGCCAAGCGCCTCAACCGGAACGGTCGGCGAATCGGCCGCCCGTTCGACCCGAGTACCCAGCTGACGCCTCCCCACGGTCTGCGGTCGAGTTGGGTGCATTACGGAGTGATGGTGCCCGATCTTCCCGAGCCGCATCGAACGTTCGGGGTGATGTCGATCATCGGGACGCCGGGAATCGCGATCTTCTCCAACGATCACGCGATTGTCACCAGCGCGAGCGATACCGCCTACCTGGTGTCAGCCACCGCTGCCATGCGGGGCGAGGGTTTGCACACCTACTCGATCGCACGGGACTGCGAAATTCTCCCAGACGGCAGCCTCGTTCGCCTCGGCGACGATCTCACCATCGAGGGCAGTTATCCCGACTTCCGGCTCCAGCGGTTCCACCGTGATGTTGTGGTGGACCTCGACATCCAGGCAACGGATAAGGTCACGTACTTCGTTGACCTCCCTGGTGGCCTTTACACGCACTGGAGCCTTTTGTGTCGGTACAACGGTGCGGTCGGCGGCCTTTTAGTCGCCGGGTTGTGCACGCTCGAATACGCCAGCGGAGTTGGGCTGCACTCGATCCCGATACCCGGCACCCCCAACCTTCCGGTGCCGTTCTTCACCTACCACGTTCTGAACATCGACGAGCGCACACAGGTTTTGACGTCAAAGGTGTTGGGTGCAGGCGGGATTGAACTCATTTCCGCGACATGGGTTCGGGGCCTGGACGACTACGGGAGCGAGTTGCTCGATACCAGGTTCGACGTCGAGGAATACGAGCCCGCCCCGCGATCAACGCCAAGCGGCCGCGACATGCGACTGCCCGCCACGCTGACGTGGTCGGCGTATCTCCGGGGATCCGAGGTCATCAGCATCACTGGACGATGTCACGGGGATTGGGTGTACGGGCTGGGA
- a CDS encoding 4-hydroxy-3-methylbut-2-enyl diphosphate reductase: protein MPPTVNMGPHIGMRAGATRSAIEPVTGKRVLLAEPRGYCAGVDRAVETVERALERHGAPVYVRHEIVHNRHVVDTLAKAGAVFVEDNDEVPEGSIVVFSAHGVAPTVHTTAAERQLKVIDATCPLVTKVHNEAKRFARDDYDILLIGHEGHEEVVGTAGEAPDHVQLVDGPEAVEGVTVRDENKVIWLSQTTLSVDETMETVQRLRARFPKLQDPPSDDICYATQNRQVAVKAMAPECELVIVVGSRNSSNSVRLVEVALGAGSQAAHLVDYADDIDPAWLDGVTTVGVTSGASVPEVLVRGVLERLAEYGYGTVQPVTTANETLVFALPREIRPARGDDAVRAAD from the coding sequence ATGCCACCAACCGTCAATATGGGGCCTCATATAGGGATGAGGGCGGGCGCAACCAGGTCGGCGATCGAGCCGGTGACCGGTAAGCGTGTGCTGCTGGCCGAGCCGCGCGGTTATTGCGCCGGCGTGGATCGCGCTGTGGAGACAGTCGAGCGTGCGCTGGAAAGGCACGGCGCACCCGTCTACGTCCGTCACGAGATCGTGCACAACCGCCATGTGGTGGACACTCTGGCCAAGGCCGGCGCGGTATTCGTCGAGGACAACGACGAGGTGCCGGAGGGCTCGATCGTGGTGTTCTCCGCCCACGGCGTCGCGCCGACGGTGCACACGACCGCCGCCGAGCGGCAGCTGAAGGTCATCGATGCGACGTGTCCGCTGGTCACCAAGGTGCACAACGAGGCCAAGCGATTCGCCCGCGACGACTACGACATTCTGCTGATCGGCCACGAGGGCCACGAGGAGGTCGTCGGGACCGCCGGTGAGGCCCCCGACCATGTGCAGCTGGTCGACGGGCCCGAGGCTGTCGAGGGTGTGACGGTCCGCGACGAGAACAAGGTGATCTGGTTGTCGCAGACCACGCTGTCCGTCGACGAGACCATGGAGACCGTCCAGCGGCTGCGCGCGCGTTTCCCGAAGTTGCAGGACCCGCCCAGCGACGACATCTGCTACGCCACGCAGAATCGCCAGGTCGCGGTCAAGGCGATGGCGCCGGAATGCGAGCTGGTGATCGTCGTCGGATCGCGCAATTCGTCGAACTCGGTGCGGCTGGTCGAGGTCGCGCTAGGCGCCGGGTCGCAGGCCGCGCATCTGGTCGACTACGCCGACGACATCGATCCGGCGTGGCTGGACGGCGTCACCACGGTCGGGGTCACGTCCGGGGCGTCGGTGCCGGAGGTGCTGGTGCGTGGCGTGCTGGAGCGGCTGGCCGAGTACGGCTACGGCACGGTGCAGCCCGTGACGACGGCCAACGAGACACTGGTGTTCGCGTTGCCTCGGGAAATCCGGCCGGCGCGCGGCGACGATGCAGTCCGCGCAGCGGACTGA
- a CDS encoding exodeoxyribonuclease VII small subunit, protein MASDEATPISQLGYEKCRDELIEVVRLLEQGGLDLDASLTLWERGEQLAKRCEEHLAGARKRVTDALAAGDPQDS, encoded by the coding sequence ATGGCGAGTGACGAGGCTACGCCTATTAGTCAGCTCGGGTATGAAAAATGCCGCGACGAGCTGATCGAGGTGGTGCGGCTGCTAGAGCAGGGCGGGCTGGACCTCGATGCGTCGCTGACGCTCTGGGAAAGGGGCGAGCAGCTGGCAAAACGCTGCGAAGAGCACTTAGCCGGCGCCCGTAAGCGGGTTACCGACGCGCTCGCCGCCGGCGATCCGCAGGATTCTTGA
- a CDS encoding SDR family NAD(P)-dependent oxidoreductase, protein MTEQSAVVVGGASGIGKAVAHALAADGHRVVVADRNADGAHAVAAELGEPHSAATVDVTDEDSVGALFDGAGELDIVVNTAGFSSLGLITELPVEDFRSVVDVCLTGSFLVIKHGAPRLHDGGALVSISSLNGRQPAAAMSAYCAAKAGLSMLTQVAALELAPRGIRVNAVAPGFVHTPLTEPATHIPGVVDEYVENTPLGRAGTPEDIADAVLFLCKAPWLTGEVLDLNGGAHMMRYPDLMSHVMKLAAQ, encoded by the coding sequence ATGACCGAACAATCCGCTGTCGTCGTCGGCGGCGCCTCCGGTATCGGCAAAGCGGTGGCGCACGCCCTGGCGGCCGACGGCCACCGGGTGGTCGTTGCCGACCGGAACGCCGACGGCGCCCACGCCGTGGCTGCCGAACTCGGCGAACCCCACAGCGCCGCCACCGTCGACGTCACCGATGAGGATTCGGTGGGCGCCCTGTTCGACGGCGCCGGCGAACTCGACATCGTCGTCAACACCGCCGGTTTCAGCTCGCTCGGGCTGATCACCGAATTGCCGGTGGAGGATTTCCGGTCCGTCGTCGACGTCTGCCTCACCGGCAGCTTCCTGGTGATCAAGCACGGCGCGCCGCGGCTGCACGACGGCGGGGCGCTGGTGTCGATCAGCTCGCTCAACGGCCGCCAGCCCGCCGCGGCGATGAGCGCCTACTGCGCCGCGAAGGCCGGGCTGTCGATGCTGACCCAGGTCGCCGCTCTCGAATTGGCGCCGCGGGGCATCCGGGTCAACGCCGTCGCACCCGGGTTCGTGCACACCCCGCTGACCGAGCCGGCCACCCACATTCCCGGCGTCGTCGACGAATACGTGGAGAACACGCCGCTGGGCCGGGCCGGGACTCCGGAGGACATCGCCGACGCGGTGCTGTTCTTGTGCAAGGCGCCGTGGCTGACCGGTGAAGTGCTCGACCTCAACGGCGGCGCGCACATGATGCGTTACCCCGATCTGATGAGTCACGTCATGAAGCTTGCAGCGCAATGA
- a CDS encoding 3-beta-hydroxysteroid dehydrogenase, producing the protein MVENSAQSPTTQLGRVLVTGGSGFVGANLVTTLLDRGYQVRSFDRAPSPLPAQPGLEVLQGDICDRDVVAGAVDGIDTVFHTAALIELMGGASVTDEYRQRSFAVNVEGTKNLVHAAQRAGVQRFVYTASNSVVMGGKPIAGGDETLPYTDRFNDLYTETKVVAERFVLSQNGIDGLLTCSIRPSGIWGRGDQTMFRKVFESVLAGHVKVLVGRKSARLDNSYVHNLIHGFILAAEHLVPGGTAPGQAYFINDAEPVNMFEFARPVIAACGERLPRLRISGAAVRAVMLGWQRLHFRFGLPQPPLEPLAVERLYLDNYFSVAKATRDLGYRPLFTTEEAMKECLPYYVELFDQMRATAHPHPVAVVAPVVAE; encoded by the coding sequence ATGGTTGAGAACTCTGCACAATCGCCGACCACCCAACTGGGCCGGGTGCTGGTCACCGGCGGCTCGGGATTCGTCGGCGCCAACCTCGTCACCACCCTGCTCGACCGCGGCTATCAGGTGCGCTCCTTCGACCGGGCGCCCTCCCCGCTGCCCGCCCAGCCCGGGCTCGAGGTGCTGCAAGGCGACATCTGCGACCGCGACGTCGTCGCGGGGGCAGTCGACGGCATCGACACCGTCTTCCACACCGCTGCCCTGATCGAGCTGATGGGAGGCGCATCGGTCACCGACGAGTACCGGCAGCGCAGCTTCGCCGTCAATGTCGAGGGAACCAAGAACCTGGTGCACGCCGCACAACGCGCCGGCGTCCAGCGATTCGTCTACACCGCGTCCAACAGCGTGGTGATGGGCGGCAAGCCCATCGCCGGTGGCGACGAGACGCTGCCATACACCGACCGATTCAACGACCTCTACACCGAGACGAAGGTCGTCGCCGAGCGATTCGTGTTGTCGCAGAACGGGATTGACGGACTGCTGACCTGCTCGATACGCCCGAGCGGAATCTGGGGCCGCGGCGATCAGACGATGTTCCGCAAGGTGTTCGAATCCGTGCTGGCCGGCCACGTCAAGGTGCTGGTCGGCCGCAAGTCCGCCCGCTTGGATAACTCCTACGTACACAACCTGATTCACGGCTTCATCCTGGCCGCCGAACACCTGGTGCCGGGTGGCACCGCGCCCGGCCAGGCGTACTTCATCAACGACGCCGAACCGGTGAACATGTTCGAGTTCGCCCGCCCGGTGATCGCGGCGTGCGGCGAGCGCCTGCCCCGGCTGCGGATCTCCGGCGCCGCGGTCCGTGCGGTGATGTTGGGTTGGCAGCGGCTGCATTTCCGGTTCGGGCTGCCGCAGCCGCCGCTGGAGCCGCTGGCCGTCGAGCGGCTGTACCTGGACAACTACTTCTCGGTGGCCAAGGCCACCCGCGATCTCGGCTACCGGCCGTTGTTCACCACCGAAGAGGCGATGAAGGAATGTCTGCCCTACTACGTCGAGCTGTTCGACCAGATGAGGGCCACCGCGCATCCGCACCCGGTGGCCGTCGTCGCACCCGTCGTCGCCGAGTAG
- the ychF gene encoding redox-regulated ATPase YchF has translation MSLSLGIVGLPNVGKSTLFNALTRNNVVAANYPFATIEPNEGVVPLPDPRLATLAEMFASEKIVPAPVTFVDIAGLVAGASEGAGLGNKFLANIRECDAICQVVRVFADDDVTHVAGKVDPKSDIEVVETELILADLQTLERAVPRLEKEARNNKERKPLFDAAVAAQQTLDGGTTLFAAGADAALLRELNLLTTKPFLYAFNADESVLTDADRVAELRALVAPADAVFLDAKIEAELIELDEESAAELLESIGQTERGLDALARAGFHTLKLQTYLTAGPKESRAWTIHQGDTAPKAAGVIHTDFEKGFIKAEIVSYDDLVAAGSMAAAKSAGKVRMEGKDYVMADGDVVEFRFGTTSTSKAKA, from the coding sequence GTGAGCCTGAGCCTCGGGATTGTGGGTCTGCCCAACGTCGGTAAATCGACCCTGTTTAATGCGCTGACCAGAAACAACGTGGTTGCCGCCAACTACCCGTTCGCGACCATCGAGCCCAACGAGGGCGTGGTGCCGTTGCCGGATCCGCGGCTGGCCACCTTGGCGGAGATGTTCGCGTCCGAGAAGATCGTCCCGGCGCCGGTGACCTTCGTCGACATCGCCGGCCTGGTCGCCGGTGCGTCCGAGGGAGCGGGCCTGGGCAACAAATTCCTCGCCAACATTCGCGAGTGCGACGCGATCTGCCAGGTGGTCCGGGTGTTCGCCGACGACGACGTGACCCACGTCGCGGGCAAGGTCGACCCGAAGTCGGACATCGAGGTCGTCGAGACCGAGCTGATCCTGGCCGATCTGCAAACCCTCGAGCGCGCGGTGCCGCGGTTGGAGAAAGAGGCCCGCAATAACAAGGAACGCAAACCGCTGTTCGATGCCGCCGTGGCCGCACAGCAGACGCTCGACGGCGGAACTACGTTGTTCGCCGCGGGCGCCGATGCGGCACTGCTGCGGGAATTGAATCTGCTGACAACCAAACCCTTCCTGTACGCGTTCAACGCCGACGAGTCGGTGCTGACCGACGCCGACCGGGTCGCCGAGTTGCGTGCGCTGGTGGCGCCGGCGGATGCGGTGTTCCTGGACGCCAAGATCGAGGCCGAGCTCATCGAGTTGGACGAGGAGTCGGCCGCCGAGCTGTTGGAGTCGATTGGCCAGACCGAACGCGGCTTGGATGCGTTGGCGCGGGCGGGTTTTCACACTCTGAAGCTGCAGACCTACCTGACCGCCGGGCCCAAGGAGTCACGCGCCTGGACCATCCACCAGGGCGACACCGCGCCGAAGGCGGCCGGGGTGATCCACACCGACTTCGAAAAAGGCTTCATCAAAGCCGAAATCGTGTCCTACGACGACCTGGTCGCCGCCGGATCGATGGCCGCGGCGAAGTCCGCCGGCAAGGTCCGCATGGAGGGCAAGGACTACGTGATGGCCGACGGCGACGTTGTCGAGTTCCGGTTTGGAACGACGTCTACATCGAAGGCCAAGGCATAG
- a CDS encoding NAD-dependent epimerase/dehydratase family protein, protein MTDTVLVTGAFGLVGSETVRQLQAGGRRVIATDLDLPANRKAAAGLLPPDAVRWADLTDPGAVTELLQKVAPTVIIHLAAIIPPACYARPALARRVNVDATGYLLEAAATLPQPPRFVQASSVATYGARNPHHVSGVLTADTPLRPSDNYGAHKVEAEKLVRGSALDWVILRLGGVLTAEPRFDLDLDTIYFEASLPVDGRIQTVDVRDVARAFIAATTAPVVGETLLIGGDDSHRLVQGDLAPSMAAAMGLVGGIPAGRKGNPDSDTDWFGTDWMDTKRSVEALDFQRISWSQMLAETANRMGWRRYPARLGAPLAHALLKRRSPYYRYPGRYADLWSVIGRKWEGFRPE, encoded by the coding sequence ATGACCGACACTGTTCTGGTCACCGGGGCATTCGGACTTGTCGGCTCGGAAACCGTGCGGCAATTGCAGGCCGGTGGCCGCCGCGTCATCGCCACCGATCTCGACCTGCCGGCCAACCGCAAAGCCGCCGCCGGGCTGCTGCCACCCGACGCGGTGCGCTGGGCCGACCTCACCGACCCGGGTGCGGTCACCGAGCTGCTGCAGAAGGTTGCGCCGACGGTGATCATCCACCTGGCCGCGATCATTCCGCCGGCCTGCTACGCCCGGCCTGCGCTGGCCCGCCGCGTCAACGTCGACGCGACCGGATACCTGCTCGAGGCCGCCGCAACGTTGCCGCAGCCGCCGCGCTTCGTCCAGGCCTCCAGCGTCGCCACCTACGGCGCCCGCAACCCGCACCACGTCAGCGGCGTGCTCACCGCCGACACCCCGCTGCGGCCTTCCGACAACTACGGCGCCCACAAGGTCGAAGCCGAAAAGCTGGTGCGCGGCTCGGCGCTGGACTGGGTGATACTGCGACTCGGCGGCGTGCTCACCGCGGAGCCGCGCTTCGACCTCGACTTGGACACCATCTACTTCGAGGCGTCGCTGCCCGTCGACGGCCGTATCCAGACCGTCGACGTGCGCGACGTCGCGCGCGCATTCATCGCGGCCACCACGGCGCCGGTGGTCGGCGAGACACTGTTGATCGGCGGCGACGACTCGCACCGACTGGTCCAGGGCGATCTCGCCCCGTCGATGGCCGCCGCGATGGGATTGGTCGGCGGCATACCCGCTGGGCGCAAAGGCAACCCGGACAGCGACACCGACTGGTTCGGCACCGACTGGATGGACACCAAACGTTCGGTCGAAGCGCTTGATTTCCAACGGATTTCGTGGTCGCAGATGCTCGCCGAGACCGCCAACCGGATGGGTTGGCGTCGCTACCCGGCGCGGCTGGGGGCACCGCTGGCCCACGCCCTGCTCAAGCGCCGCTCGCCGTACTACCGCTACCCCGGTCGCTACGCCGACCTATGGAGCGTGATTGGCCGCAAATGGGAAGGGTTCAGACCGGAATGA
- a CDS encoding lipid droplet-associated protein encodes MATAPYGVRLLVGAATMAVEETIKLPKTILMYPMTLVSTAAHVVMRFQQNVAELVIKGDSTLEHIFPPKDEQPEWATFDEDLADGDDDAIDTESRGEGRFALYSSPEAGAGDDWARVAATPGQQAAPAPAVVEELDYEQLTLAQLRARLQSLDLDELEALLAYEESTKGRAPFQTLLANRITRATAK; translated from the coding sequence ATGGCTACTGCACCATACGGGGTCCGGCTGCTGGTGGGAGCGGCGACGATGGCCGTCGAGGAGACCATCAAGCTGCCGAAAACGATCTTGATGTATCCGATGACGCTGGTTAGCACGGCCGCGCATGTCGTGATGCGATTCCAGCAGAACGTGGCCGAGCTGGTGATCAAGGGTGATTCCACCCTGGAGCACATCTTCCCGCCCAAGGACGAGCAGCCGGAGTGGGCGACGTTCGACGAGGACCTGGCCGACGGTGACGACGACGCCATCGACACCGAGAGTCGCGGCGAAGGACGGTTCGCGCTGTATTCGTCCCCTGAAGCAGGCGCAGGCGACGACTGGGCGCGGGTGGCCGCCACACCGGGCCAGCAGGCCGCGCCCGCACCCGCGGTGGTCGAGGAGCTGGACTACGAACAGCTGACGCTGGCACAGCTGCGGGCCCGGCTGCAGTCGCTCGACCTCGACGAGCTCGAAGCCCTGCTGGCCTACGAGGAATCCACCAAAGGCCGTGCGCCGTTCCAGACGCTGCTCGCCAACAGGATCACGCGCGCGACAGCGAAGTGA
- a CDS encoding SDR family NAD(P)-dependent oxidoreductase, producing the protein MNFTGKQAIVTGAGSGIGAALCRALVAAGADVVCTDVDGAAAARTAESLHGPGTATSATLDVTDPAAVKAAVDAVVERTGRLDLMFNNAGIAWGGDTELLTLEQWNAIIDVNIRGVVHGVSAAYPVMLRQGHGHIVNTSSMAGLAAAGQITSYVMTKHAIVGLSLALRSEAASRGIGVLAVCPGAVETPILDKGAVGGFVGRDYYLRGQGMKNAYSADRLARDTLQAIRRNKALLVKPRQAYVSWVFARLAPNLLQRMSIRFITDQRRRQAASAAAR; encoded by the coding sequence ATGAATTTCACCGGCAAGCAAGCGATCGTCACCGGTGCGGGCTCGGGCATCGGCGCCGCGCTGTGCCGCGCGCTGGTCGCCGCGGGCGCCGACGTGGTCTGCACCGACGTCGACGGTGCGGCGGCCGCCCGCACCGCGGAAAGCCTGCACGGACCCGGCACGGCGACCTCAGCCACGCTCGACGTCACCGACCCGGCCGCGGTGAAGGCCGCTGTCGACGCCGTCGTCGAGCGCACCGGACGGCTCGACCTGATGTTCAACAACGCCGGAATCGCTTGGGGCGGCGACACCGAACTACTGACGCTGGAGCAGTGGAACGCGATCATCGACGTCAACATCCGCGGCGTCGTGCACGGCGTGTCCGCCGCCTACCCGGTGATGCTGAGGCAGGGCCACGGCCACATCGTCAACACCTCGTCGATGGCCGGGCTGGCGGCTGCCGGCCAGATCACCAGTTACGTGATGACCAAGCACGCGATCGTAGGGCTGTCGCTGGCGCTGCGCTCAGAGGCGGCGTCCCGCGGGATCGGTGTGCTGGCGGTGTGTCCGGGCGCCGTCGAGACGCCGATTCTGGACAAGGGGGCGGTCGGCGGTTTCGTCGGCCGCGACTATTACCTGCGCGGGCAGGGCATGAAAAACGCCTACAGCGCCGACCGGTTGGCCCGCGACACGCTGCAGGCGATCCGTCGCAACAAGGCACTGCTGGTGAAGCCCAGGCAGGCCTACGTGTCCTGGGTGTTCGCCCGGCTGGCGCCAAACCTGTTACAGCGCATGTCGATTCGGTTCATCACCGATCAGCGAAGAAGGCAGGCCGCTAGCGCAGCCGCGCGTTGA